From the Microplitis mediator isolate UGA2020A chromosome 6, iyMicMedi2.1, whole genome shotgun sequence genome, one window contains:
- the LOC130670300 gene encoding uncharacterized protein LOC130670300 — MYATDEHIQGFSSWMQFVIHRGGSRSILQMGVLVGSLVGFINPTNAIEAIDIVWSLAAGHLPPELTRARWFFEGDLESTGPFEVVMAPNHEEIEILSVCLMETAESLLRDWTRELLRLQ; from the exons ATGTATGCCACCGATGAGCACATCCAGGGCTTCTCGTCCTGGATGCAATTCGTCATCCACCGCGGCGGATCCAGG tcaattctGCAAATGGGCGTGCTGGTTGGGAGTTTGGTCGGATTTATAAATCCGACCAACGCCATCGAGGCAATTGACATCGTGTGGTCGTTGGCTGCGGGGCATCTTCCCCCAGAGTTAACTCGTGCTCGGTGGTTTTTCGAAGGTGACCTGGAGTCCACGGGGCCGTTCGAGGTCGTCATGGCCCCCAACCATGAGGAGATCGAGATACTGTCGGTCTGCCTCATGGAGACGGCGGAGAGCTTATTACG tgactGGACGCGGGAACTACTGAGACTCCAATAG
- the LOC130670387 gene encoding uncharacterized protein LOC130670387, giving the protein MAPLPTSRVTPSLVFENTGVDYAGPITLKTFQGRGAKSFKEWIAVFVCFTTSAIHLEAVLDYSAEGFLKAFRRFTSRRGIRKTIRSDCGTNFKGADAILKDLFRQSSKESQELQRIFANDGIKWIFNPPGAPHMGGKWEAAVKSVKHHLQRTISDTLLTFEDFSTFLAQVKAVLNSRPLSALSDDPEDISALTPGHFIRGEALTTIPEPSLCSVPESRLSHFQRIQERFQKFWDRWSTECLQAHQSISEWQKTQDNIQVGSLVLLTDERLPPSKWPLAGVIQLHPVQDGLCRVVTVKTATSTLTRLVVKLAPLPISPHRDDSQEEDSNSSHSCGIGGGGNKGVFGSKSSTLRGPWRSILRH; this is encoded by the coding sequence ATGGCTCCACTTCCGACTTCTCGAGTAACACCTTCTCTAGTGTTTGAGAACACTGGAGTAGATTATGCTGGTCCAATCACATTAAAAACCTTTCAAGGTCGAGGTGCAAAAAGCTTCAAGGAATGGATTGCAGTCTTTGTCTGTTTCACGACCTCAGCAATTCACCTAGAAGCAGTCTTAGACTACTCAGCAGAAGGCTTTCTCAAAGCTTTCAGACGTTTCACCAGCCGTCGTGGAATTCGCAAGACTATTCGAAGTGACTGCGGCACGAATTTTAAAGGTGCTGACGCTATTCTCAAAGACCTATTTCGACAATCATCAAAGGAATCTCAAGAACTTCAACGGATTTTTGCTAACGATGGAATTAAGTGGATCTTTAATCCACCTGGAGCACCTCATATGGGTGGAAAGTGGGAAGCAGCAGTCAAGTCAGTAAAGCACCATCTGCAACGAACCATCTCAGACACGCTTCTCACTTTCGAAGACTTCTCCACTTTCCTCGCCCAAGTAAAAGCGGTACTTAACTCACGACCTCTCAGTGCTCTATCAGACGACCCAGAAGACATCTCAGCTTTAACACCAGGACACTTCATTCGTGGAGAAGCTCTGACCACAATACCAGAACCATCTCTATGCTCTGTACCTGAATCAAGACTATCTCATTTCCAGCGAATCCAAGAacgatttcaaaaattttgggaTAGGTGGTCAACGGAATGCCTTCAAGCGCATCAATCGATTTCTGAATGGCAGAAAACTCAAGACAACATTCAAGTGGGCTCATTAGTTCTTCTCACCGACGAGCGATTGCCTCCATCAAAGTGGCCTCTCGCTGGAGTCATTCAACTTCATCCTGTTCAGGATGGATTATGCAGAGTAGTAACCGTCAAAACTGCTACCTCGACTCTTACTCGACTAGTTGTCAAGCTCGCTCCACTGCCAATTTCTCCACACCGAGACGACTCACAAGAAGAGGATTCCAATTCCTCACATAGCTGCGGaattggggggggggggaatAAGGGAGTGTTCGGAAGTAAGTCATCAACTTTACGCGGACCATGGAGAAGCATCCTACGACATTAA
- the LOC130670386 gene encoding uncharacterized protein LOC130670386, with protein MRQDWGHSVTNERGRQLRIWELNDGLTFRAVSVSPTKPTFIRGQSILDIIIMDLRLDLQISNNKSITVADYDSDHKAILLNILCQQFNSASTHIHKFNYKSTKWKKFTNKLEKNYNHIIPHDHNLTTQEIDDHLEQINTVIRKTVEETVPRFKNNINSVDKYLNSKIKKLKKDKSHMLTVLNKLLKKDPKAKLPATQTTKSLYAQIKSDLKKEFKKSTDSYWASQIKRIDHRRTDNFFPKINKLLRPHDPIVIGDIKRDFLEPNVEARACITADAPNLITDQTDKLNIGAFFESINTPRHTNIGTRIKEIANKNANEYIEDLRATRTNNTTITLFGPRNPATHPTADGEDIFCDPPIIQSIVKKLPNKLSSGLDDIPPIVLKYLPFNIITSYAIIFNNAINNCYFPTAWKRAKVLPLLKKNKEPANPFSYRPISLTTSISKVYAIIINKKIIKHCEDNNIIPNNQFGFKHWHSTTHAIHKILSDVNTLVGNKYLVAAALRDLEKAFDSGWIKGKDPDKMKLHLNHIINNINSHYAKWNLRINPSKCETVIFRKPVHYLSSTTKNKLKSFKITTKIPGSDIDADIPHVKSVKYLGIHLDELLRGYSHMNIQLDKAKKAFRANSRFRHQSDKRITLTTKDIKWKSNMVYSISIPSVDSMDSSRLSSKYWWLSENSTHIKELKQRLNSNQVFTPP; from the exons ATGAGGCAAGACTGGGGTCATTCTGTGACAAATGAAAGAGGCAGACAACTCAGAATCTGGGAACTAAATGATGGTCTGACATTTAGAGCAGTTTCTGTCTCTCCAACGAAACCTACTTTCATCAGAGGCCAGTCCATTCTTGACATCATAATCATGGATTTGAGACTCGATCTTCAAATCTCCAACAACAAATCCATTACAGTAGCAGACTATGACAGTGACCACAAAGCAATCCTCTTGAATATTCTCTGTCAGCAATTTAACTCAGCCAGTACTCATATTCAcaaattcaattataaatcCACAAAATGGAAGAAATTCACAAACAAATTGGAGAAAAACTACAATCATATAATTCCTCATGACCATAACCTAACCACTCAAGAAATAGACGATCATCTTGAACAGATTAACACCGTCATTCGCAAGACAGTTGAAGAAACTGTCCCAAGATTCAAGAATAACATAAATAGTGTCGATAAATACCTGAACtccaaaatcaaaaaattaaaaaaagacaagTCACACATGCTAACtgtgttaaataaattgctaAAAAAAGACCCGAAAGCTAAGTTACCTGCAACACAAACAACCAAAAGCCTTTATGCACAGATAAAATCAGACCTGAAAAAAGAATTCAAGAAGTCGACTGACAGTTACTGGGCCTCACAAATTAAAAGGATAGATCACAGACGGACTGATAATTTCTTTcctaaaataaacaaattactcAGACCTCATGACCCCATAGTCATAGGTGACATCAAAAGAGATTTTCTGGAGCCTAATGTCGAAGCAAGAGCCTGCATCACGGCCGATGCCCCAAATCTAATCACTGATCAAACCGATAAGCTCAACATTGGAGCCTTCTTCGAGTCTATCAACACCCCAAGACACACAAACATTGGTACACGTATTAAAGAAATAGCAAATAAAAACGCAAATGAGTATATTGAAGACCTGCGGGCAACGAGAACCAACAACACGACAATTACCCTCTTCGGTCCAAGAAATCCAGCAACACACCCAACAGCTGATGGTGAAGACATTTTCTGTGACCCACCTATAATCCAATCAATCGTCAAAAAATTACCAAACAAACTCTCCAGCGGGCTAGATGACATCCCTCCGATAGTTTTAAAATACTTGCCTTTCAACATCATCACTTCGtatgcaataatttttaacaacgCAATCAACAACTGTTACTTTCCAACAGCCTGGAAACGCGCAAAAGTTCTTCcgttattaaagaaaaataaagaaccAGCCAATCCTTTCAGTTACAGACCGATCAGTCTGACTACCAGCATCAGCAAAGTATATGcgatcataataaacaaaaaaatcattaaacaCTGCGAGGATAATAATATCATTCCAAACAACCAGTTCGGATTCAAACACTGGCACTCAACAACTCACGCCATTCATAAAATTCTTAGCGATGTTAACACCCTGGTCGGCAATAAATATCTAGTTGCAGCAGCTCTACGAGACCTAGAAAAAGCTTTTGATTCTGGGTGGATCAAAG GCAAAGATCCTGATAAAATGAAACTTCATCTGAACCATATCATCAACAACATTAATAGCCATTACGCAAAATGGAACCTTAGAATCAACCCTAGCAAATGCGAAACCGTCATATTCAGGAAACCAGTTCACTACTTGTCATcaacaactaaaaataaactcaAGTCTTTTAAGATTACAACCAAAATTCCTGGATCAGATATTGATGCAGACATCCCCCACGTCAAATCAGTTAAATATCTAGGGATCCACCTAGATGAACTTCTCAGAGGCTATTCACATATGAACATTCAACTGGATAAAGCCAAAAAAGCCTTCAGGGCAAATAGCAGATT CAGGCATCAGTCAGACAAAAGAATCACCTTGACAACCAAAGACATAAAATGGAAATCTAATATGGTTTACTCAATTTCGATACCATCAGTTGATTCCATGGATTCAAGCAGACTTTCCAGTAAATACTGGTGGCTGTCAGAGAACTCTACTCACATCAAAGAACTCAAACAGagattaaattcaaatcaagtATTCACGCCTCCGTGA
- the LOC130670388 gene encoding uncharacterized protein LOC130670388 codes for MPKQKSPVWLHFDEVYDDKNILHGQCKYCKVKYVSNAQRMEKHLVIRCKKCPNSVKENFGALSKNTEDCLLKESTRKKCSQGKLISYVDKISKDKKIEMDKTLARAVFSSCSPFVPVGNNYLKKFLKLASPGYNPPSKDQLSGRIFDEEYQLLQSVMKNKFENSHSLTILSDGWTDINRVSLINIVFMTPEPVFYKAIDASGHSHTGKYISTVLSEAIEEVGPNKVHALITDNARNMKSAWSILKQKYTHLITFGCVAHGLNLLDKDIVSVSEIKKVIVRSKEIIKFFQNHVLNNSVLMEIQRQRTNKTLHLQLPVDTRWGTYCICLNSLLRIKESLQVATYDPHVSKSITEEMRQDLRGDDYFWPMLKNINDLLDVPCSIIKFLEGDYPTLMMVSKKLVEMYGDFIEKSYFLQEKIQSFVEDKYLARKEFISHPVHYAAHLLNPQLVKFSLSEIDKIAAVEFIEEFATSLKLNGDKVILDLGDYLTQQAVWGNKSLWSESKLLNPITWWELYFSSRDLAKLAVIILSIPATSAACERNWSSFGHIKTKKRNRLTVQKTEKFVFVKSNLHLLDDHNNYLPVNYDKTKETMKDLCISETMQLDQSLDIISDVEYSEYEILEEMDSDCASRGLSASQLIEHALWWTGPPWLSQSPEFWPSTVAPSPEHDLEERPGISLSATSPPLVWDLIDLPQVKSFNKSLPKLFRITAICQRAISRFKRVPNSSLAISPINPADLEAAKQFWIRET; via the exons ATGCCAAAACAAAAATCTCCTGTTTGGCTACACTTTGACGAAGTGTACGATGACAAAAACATTTTACATGGGCAGTGTAAATACTGTAAGGTTAAATATGTATCTAATGCACAACGCATGGAAAAACATTTGGTAATAAGATGCAAGAAGTGCCCTAACTCAGTAAAAGAAAACTTTGGAGCCTTGTCTAAAAACACGGAAGATTGTTTACTTAAG gaatCTACTCGGAAGAAATGTAGTCAAGGAAAGCTGATTAGTTACGtagataaaatatcaaaagataaaaaaatagagatGGATAAAACTTTAGCAAGAGCAGTTTTCTCCAGCTGCTCTCCATTCGTACCAGttggaaataattatttaaaaaagtttttaaaattggcTTCACCGGGTTACAATCCACCGTCAAAGGATCAATTGTCTGGGAGGATTTTTGATGAAGAATATCAATTATTACAGTCAGTTATGAAGAATAAATTCGAAAACTCTCATTCTTTGACAATTTTGTCTGATGGCTGGACGGATATTAATCGTGTCtccttaattaatattgtattCATGACACCAGAGCCTGTTTTCTATAAGGCAATAGACGCTAGTGGACATTCACACACcggaaaatatatttcaacaGTTTTAAGTGAAGCAATAGAAGAAGTTGGGCCCAATAAAGTTCATGCCTTAATCACTGATAACGCACGAAACATGAAATCAGCATGGAGCatcttaaaacaaaaatacacCCACTTAATCACGTTTGGATGCGTCGCTCATGGCCTTAATTTGCTAGATAAGGACATTGTTTCAGTgtcagaaattaaaaaagttattgtaaGGTCAAaggaaataattaagtttttccAAAATCATGTATTGAATAATTCAGTGTTGATGGAGATTCAACGACAGAGAACAAATAAGACTTTACACTTACAGCTGCCTGTTGATACTCGCTGGGGCACTTATTGTATATGTTTAAACAGCTTATTAAGAATTAAAGAATCGTTGCAAGTGGCAACTTATGATCCTCATGTTTCTAAAAGTATAACCGAAGAAATGAGACAAGATTTAAGAGGCGATGATTATTTTTGGcctatgttaaaaaatataaacgacTTATTAGATGTTCCGTgttctattataaaatttttggaaggtGATTATCCTACTTTGATGAtggtatcaaaaaaattagttgaaaTGTACggagattttattgaaaaatcttATTTTCTACAAGAGAAAATACAAAGTTTCGTTGAAGATAAATATTTGGCTCGTAAAGAATTTATCTCACACCCTGTGCATTACGCAGCTCACCTATTGAACCCTCAGCTTGTTAAATTTTCACTATCGGAAATTGACAAAATTGCAGCTGTGGAATTTATTGAAGAATTCGCTACAAGTTTAAAATTGAATGGcgacaaagttattttagatcTAG GTGACTATCTAACTCAACAAGCTGTTTGGGGTAATAAATCTCTTTGGAGTGaatctaaattattaaatcCAATTACTTGGtgggaattatatttttccagccGAGATCTTGCGAAATTAGCTGTAATAATTCTAAGTATTCCTGCCACATCAGCAGCATGTGAAAGAAACTGGAGTTCATTTGGTCATATCAAAACTAAAAAGCGGAATCGTTTAACTGTTCAAAAGACTGAGAAGTTTGTATTTGTTAAGTCTAATTTACATTTGCTCGACGACCACAATAATTACTTGCCAGTAAATTAcgataaaacaaaagaaaCCATGAAAGATTTATGTATCTCTGAAACTATGCAATTAGACCAAAGCTTAGATATAATCAGCGATGTTGAGTATTCCGAATATGAAATATTAGAAGAAATGGATT CTGATTGTGCGTCTCGGGGCTTAAGTGCTTCTCAACTTATTGAACATGCATTATGGTGGACTGGACCACCGTGGCTCTCGCAATCTCCTGAATTTTGGCCATCAACGGTAGCACCATCTCCAGAACATGATTTGGAAGAAAGACCCGGCATTTCACTCTCAGCAACGTCACCGCCATTAGTATGGGATCTCATTGACTTACCTCAAGTCAAATCCTTCAATAAAAGTCTTCCGAAGCTATTCAGAATCACGGCGATTTGTCAGCGAGCCATCTCAAGATTCAAACGAGTTCCAAACTCCAGTTTAGCCATCTCACCAATTAATCCAGCTGACCTAGAAGCTGCAAAGCAGTTTTGGATACGGGAGACTTAA